A window from Alkalicoccobacillus plakortidis encodes these proteins:
- a CDS encoding ABC transporter permease codes for MKRWLNNPVLTKEIKLRFRSVKSYIGMSAYLTVLGLLVLGYMAAYMSFEVNHAFQPTQSRDIFMMLCLFQLALLIFVTPGLTAGVISSERERQTLPILLTTDQSSATIIISKMIASLAFLLLFVILSLPLYAIVFLYGGISPSLVFMAFCLFVFTMIVIASIGVWASTIFRKTNVSIVTTYGIAFFITGGFAIITLMLTMFGDTYTVDGSNYPWPLLLASINIPIMLFFMFDPSALQALQEFAGWTISPWWFFVAFYVSLITLLLTIAIRKLRPRVKRKRTLAIEEPSPIITHIITNLARTNE; via the coding sequence AAAGAAATCAAACTACGGTTTCGCTCTGTGAAGAGTTATATCGGTATGAGTGCCTATTTAACCGTATTAGGGTTGCTGGTTTTAGGTTATATGGCTGCGTACATGAGCTTCGAAGTGAACCATGCATTTCAGCCAACTCAAAGCAGGGACATCTTTATGATGCTATGTCTATTCCAACTAGCCTTGTTAATATTTGTGACACCAGGTCTTACTGCCGGTGTCATAAGTTCTGAGAGGGAGAGACAAACTCTGCCCATTTTATTAACAACGGATCAATCTTCGGCAACGATTATTATTAGCAAAATGATTGCGTCGCTTGCATTTTTACTCCTATTTGTTATTTTGTCTCTACCGTTGTATGCCATTGTCTTCTTATATGGAGGAATTTCACCTTCATTAGTTTTTATGGCTTTTTGTCTGTTTGTTTTTACCATGATCGTTATTGCAAGTATTGGAGTTTGGGCTTCTACAATCTTCCGAAAAACGAATGTCTCTATTGTAACTACCTATGGTATTGCGTTTTTTATAACAGGAGGTTTTGCAATCATTACGTTGATGCTGACGATGTTTGGTGATACCTATACTGTGGATGGCTCAAATTACCCATGGCCACTTCTGTTAGCTTCAATTAATATTCCGATTATGCTATTTTTTATGTTTGATCCATCTGCTTTGCAAGCACTGCAGGAATTTGCAGGGTGGACAATAAGTCCTTGGTGGTTCTTTGTTGCATTCTATGTAAGTTTAATTACGTTACTCTTAACGATAGCCATTCGTAAGTTGCGGCCAAGGGTCAAACGGAAACGAACACTAGCCATTGAAGAACCAAGCCCAATAATCACACACATCATCACAAACTTAGCTCGAACCAACGAATAA